Proteins co-encoded in one Amaranthus tricolor cultivar Red isolate AtriRed21 chromosome 7, ASM2621246v1, whole genome shotgun sequence genomic window:
- the LOC130817823 gene encoding pentatricopeptide repeat-containing protein At5g64320, mitochondrial-like → MAIRLAPWVVINRVSKWVFPVKHISSLSSVIHAENCPKSYQKVLNRSEIDPRIQYLKNGLCHEKLIKVLDSINDLNSAIKVFKWASLQKQFRHTATTYSRIILKLGFAGNLDEMEGFCRAMVQDRCEGAEAVLSELVDIFVGNGRLDEASRVILVINSIGYKLCIAKWNDVLRALVEEKREFCDVLFIYKEMVKAGILPSVDTLNYLIKSLFDADMVDNALDQFRKIKKKGCVPNCRTFEIVIHGLLAANFVEEAIGVTNEMFESGVKPDLKFYTNIIPLFCKENKPEKAIRLFNMMRTSEFKPDFCMYSSLIKCLCMNLCLEIAIELFHEMGNTRISPSTEVLVDILNACCKLGKLDQARNLLDNIDNKAVGPSPYNVLLQGYCDAHSLLDAIDLVDRMLHLEVADHLSWNILIRGFCNINYVKQAYEILGKMITLSHVPDSSTYSAFVMGKCNLNKYEDALELFQQVCKKDLILDFNSYDKLIRGLCDLNKFQDASKVFIYMSSRSSALSSCSFSSLIKGFCSVGRVDEAIRLLNIGLHCKNPVDTCTYSAITYGLLRLNRLSEALAFFSQIFRRGLVLDVDAYCRLIQCMVALCETNYCVLLLNEMVDESSQPDCVTIASVLSHLADQSQLHKIWMTIRKLCHESEAIDPRTYNLLINGLCKEGYKTEACQLLDLMLEKGWVPDASTHGWLIGSISRQEAELQLSESDNSVVQDEVSSILSEELGEA, encoded by the coding sequence ATGGCTATAAGGCTTGCACCTTGGGTCGTTATTAATAGAGTTTCAAAATGGGTATTTCCTGTTAAGCATATTAGTTCACTGTCTAGTGTAATTCATGCTGAAAATTGTCCAAAATCTTACCAAAAGGTGCTAAATAGGAGTGAGATTGACCCTAGGATACAGTACCTAAAGAATGGGTTGTGTCATGAGAAACTGATTAAGGTTTTGGATAGTATTAATGATTTGAACTCAGCTATTAAGGTATTCAAATGGGCTTCTCTTCAAAAACAGTTTAGGCATACAGCTACTACTTATTCTAGGATTATATTGAAGTTAGGTTTTGCTGGAAACTTGGATGAGATGGAGGGGTTTTGTAGGGCGATGGTTCAGGATAGGTGTGAAGGAGCAGAAGCGGTTCTTAGTGAGTTAGTGGATATTTTTGTTGGTAATGGTAGGTTAGATGAAGCAAGTAGGGTGATTTTGGTTATAAATTCTATTGGATATAAGCTTTGTATTGCTAAGTGGAATGATGTCTTAAGAGCTCTTGTGGAGGAAAAGAGAGAATTTTGTGACGTGTTATTCATCTATAAGGAGATGGTGAAAGCAGGGATTCTTCCTAGCGTTGATACATtgaattatttgataaaatcatTGTTTGATGCGGACATGGTCGATAATGCATTAGATCAATTTAGAAAGATCAAGAAGAAAGGGTGTGTTCCTAATTGTAGGACCTTTGAGATCGTTATACATGGCCTTTTGGCTGCAAATTTTGTGGAAGAAGCAATTGGTGTGACTAACGAGATGTTTGAGAGCGGGGTGAAGCCTGATTTGAAATTCTATACAAATATCATACCATTGTTTTGTAAAGAGAATAAGCCGGAAAAAGCCATAAGGCTGTTTAACATGATGAGAACTTCAGAGTTTAAGCCTGATTTTTGCATGTACTCGTCGCTGATCAAATGTTTGTGCATGAATCTCTGCCTCGAGATAGCAATTGAGCTATTCCATGAGATGGGAAATACCAGGATTAGTCCCTCAACGGAGGTGCTCGTAGACATTCTAAATGCTTGTTGTAAGCTTGGGAAGCTTGACCAGGCAAGAAATTTGTTagataatattgataataaggCCGTTGGCCCTTCTCCGTACAATGTGCTACTTCAAGGTTACTGTGATGCTCATTCCTTACTCGATGCAATAGATCTAGTCGACAGAATGTTACATTTAGAGGTTGCAGACCATCTATCCTGGAATATTCTTATTCGAGGGttttgtaatataaattatgTTAAGCAGGCTTATGAAATTCTTGGGAAAATGATCACTTTATCCCATGTACCCGACTCCTCTACTTACTCCGCCTTTGTGATGGGCAAGTGTAATTTAAACAAGTACGAGGATGCTCTGGAGCTATTTCAACAAGTCTGTAAGAAAGACTTGATTTTGGATTTCAATTCTTATGACAAGCTAATTCGAGGTCTTTGTGATTTAAACAAGTTTCAAGACGCGTCTAaagtgtttatatatatgtcatCTAGAAGTTCCGCCCTTAGTTCTTGTTCCTTCAGCAGTTTGATCAAAGGTTTTTGTTCAGTTGGAAGAGTGGACGAAGCAATCAGGCTGCTAAACATTGGTCTACATTGCAAGAATCCTGTGGATACTTGTACTTATTCGGCTATAACGTATGGTTTGTTAAGACTCAACAGGCTATCGGAAGCTCTAGCTTTCTTCTCTCAAATTTTTAGACGTGGCCTGGTTCTCGATGTGGATGCATATTGCAGACTTATTCAGTGCATGGTTGCGTTATGTGAAacaaattattgtgttttgCTTCTCAATGAGATGGTCGATGAAAGTTCACAACCTGATTGTGTAACAATTGCTAGCGTTTTATCACATTTAGCCGACCAATCTCAGTTACATAAAATATGGATGACAATAAGAAAACTTTGCCATGAAAGTGAGGCTATCGACCCGAGAACTTACAACTTACTGATTAATGGTCTTTGCAAAGAGGGATATAAAACTGAGGCATGCCAGCTGCTTGATTTGATGTTAGAGAAAGGTTGGGTTCCAGATGCTAGTACTCATGGGTGGCTCATTGGATCTATCTCTAGGCAAGAAGCAGAGCTTCAGTTATCAGAATCTGACAATTCGGTTGTGCAAGATGAAGTTAGTAGCATACTTTCTGAAGAATTAGGGGAAGCGTAA
- the LOC130817824 gene encoding uncharacterized protein LOC130817824, with translation MTQNVCHNCNSGDHWILHNDLRNRANPLKLCTSCVLKLHLTSFCPTCFNLHDPNSLNPPPCLSSSSSNNRTLTCLKCNSISHITCVPPNTPKSPYLCFLCSNPNFKLFDFKKPRKSQSNNGSEPGLVSGSGSEAENRQVIDEKAARILTLAARITKISMNKVVVQSSSEAERKVRESALAKKRAKEAIDYVMSISSKFNNIKPKKVINNNVVVPVLAPDPAPNLNPIKVEKIGGVCNGGVDQVSNGNGPVAMAVESNGGSNENLNHIGKECE, from the coding sequence atgacCCAAAACGTCTGTCACAACTGTAACTCCGGCGACCATTGGATCCTCCATAACGACCTACGAAATCGTGCAAACCCCCTAAAACTCTGCACTTCATGTGTTCTCAAACTCCATCTGACGTCGTTTTGCCCTACTTGTTTTAACCTCCATGACCCGAACTCCTTAAACCCACCTCCATGtctctcttcatcttcttcgAACAATCGTACCCTCACGTGCTTGAAATGCAATTCAATCTCTCACATCACATGTGTCCCTCCTAACACCCCCAAATCTCCTTACCTCTGCTTTCTTTGTTCAAATCCTAATTTCAAGTTATTCGATTTTAAGAAACCCAGAAAATCTCAATCCAATAATGGGTCGGAACCCGGGCTTGTGTCTGGGTCTGGGTCCGAAGCAGAAAATCGACAGGTTATTGATGAGAAGGCTGCTAGGATTCTGACGTTAGCAGCGAGGATTACGAAGATTTCGATGAATAAAGTGGTTGTTCAATCGTCAAGTGAAGCTGAGAGAAAAGTTAGAGAATCTGCATTGGCTAAGAAACGAGCGAAAGAAGCAATTGACTATGTCATGAGTATTTCTTCAAAGTTTAATAATATCAAACCGAAGaaggttattaataataatgttgttGTTCCGGTTTTAGCTCCTGATCCGGCCCCGAATTTAAACCCAATTAAGGTTGAGAAAATTGGTGGGGTCTGCAATGGTGGTGTTGATCAAGTCAGTAATGGAAACGGCCCAGTCGCGATGGCGGTGGAGAGTAATGGAGGGAGTAATGAGAATCTTAATCATATTGGGAAGGAATGTGAATAG